GAGCTAATCTTTTAAGTGTGTTTGGTAATTTAATTCAATTGTCTTTATTCTTCCCTATTGTTTTAAAACattctattctttatttaccttaaacaatacagtttatcGGTATATACATAACAAGGCAAAGGAAAAGTAAATAATGTTGTTTATTTATAGCACCAGGACTATCCAACCATAAAGTTTTCTCTCTGGGATATGAGCGGTGATCCTACAGTGGCAGCTACCCATCATTGTTTCTACACACCAAACTCACTTTACATGTTAGTGTGGGATTTATGGTCCTTAGAGAAGGAACTGGACAAAATCGGCCAGTATCTTTACAGTATTCAGGTAATTAATGGTGtgaaatttcattgagaaaagaaaataagatgtggtttgattgccaatgagacaactgtccaagaGTGACTAACTTAGAAGATTGTGTTTATGTTAATACATGTAAAGACATTAAAGTATTCAGATATAAGAAACACTTGCATGTATAAGATCTAGAGATGACATAGATATGTATGCATTCTGCTATTATCCAAACCTAATATGCCTGATGTAAGAAGCAGTGACGGTTTTAAAATTCCAGCATTCAGTCATTTGGACAGCACTTATTATTTGTAATGAGTGGAGTTGTCATGGTGATTTTAagacttaacagtaaaaataTCATCCATTTTGTACTTATTTATTAGATAAAATATATTTCCTTTcacttgtttctttattgtatTATTAGGCAAGAATGCCCAATGCCAGTATCTTGTTAGTTGCCACATTCTTAGACAGAAACACCTTACCAACCAAACAACAAGATGTCTTGAGGATAAAACAGTTATTACTGGACCGTTATGGACCAGAAGGAGACCGGGCCAGTGGTTTATCATCTAGACTAGATACTGACAGTTTTATACCAGTGTCTTGTACAACAAAAGAAGGTATGTTTCTTTTGTTATACCCCTCTCTTAAATTTGGGGTTTATTGCAATTACTTTTTCCATCCATCTGTTTGTTCAGCTGTCTGTTCATCAGTATGTTTTCAAATTAATGAGCTGCAATGTGTCTAATGGATCTGTCTTTTTacttgtttattttcaacttaattCTAAAAGTTGACAGGAATATCTGCTATATAgcttattgaagaaaaaaaatgtcaaatatgtttgaaaaattgttttatagaTAAAAGGAGATCTGGGCAATAACTTAATGAGACAGCAATGTAACTAGTACtaccaaaacaaatcaaaagacttggtggcctttggctgctatctgctctttggtcaggtggTTTTCTCCGtgatatatactgtggattcattaatattcattggatactaattttccTGGATTTCATGGGTTCAGGGGAACCACAAatataaatgttcaatgaattacaaattgtCTACAGGAATATGTATGCTGATTTTGTCAAAACCTCGGAATTGAATTTTCATGagtatgcaagttttcctcaaccaacgaaaattagtacccacgaaaataaatgaatccatagaaacccattttcattctcaattttattgtaggTCTTTAAGAACATTTTCCAGtataaaataattgtgaatacatttgaaaatagaatatttttgatttttgtttctcTCCCAGGTATATCGGAACTTAAAGAAAAGTTGTATGACCTTGCCACAAGGGTACCAGATCCTAACAACAGACCAAACAAACTACTGGGTAGGAGTATTCCAAAGAGTTACCTTCATTTAGAGACGGCCATGCaggaaagtttgaaaaataaattggatGAAAAAAGACAACCATTTTTAGAACATGATGAGTTCCTTGAGATTATAAACAAAGTACCAAACAATGATCTCGATTCAGCTGAAGAAATTCGTCAAGGTGGGTTTACCTTAGAGATTAAGATTTATGTGTAAAGAAAGTGATGTATTTCTGATACTGGCAAATTTTTTATATGTGTAACTGGTAACGTATATTATGTTGAATATaagaaaaagtttgaaaaatgatGATGAGGCAACTCATTTTATATCTGCAACTTCAgcttttattgaaattttctgtTAATAGAAAATCTATGAACAATACACACACTATTAACcgaaaaaaatagatatattatgtgttatttagataatttttttatttatttattccagTAACAAAGTTTTTAACAGAGAATGGGACAATCCTGCATTTTAATGATCAACTGAAAGGATTAAATAATTTGTACTTTCTGGATCCAACATGGCTGTGTGATGTCCTGTCCAAAGTCCTCCTACATGTAGTAagtaatttaaaaattattttacatgGATCAAAGTTTGCATGAATTAATTATACATTACTGTCAGATGTTGAAAGAATCTCAGAATAAAATGACCCACTTTCAAATCTAAATGAATAGAGTTGATtacttttattgaaataaaatgaaatattccaGATTTTGGATTCTTAACATCCTGAAGAAAAATTGTGagtcaattttattattttaaaatcaccTGCTAATATGACTTTATCTTTTGCTATTATATAGGTACATGATCCTAATGTGAGAGGAGGGAAAATAAGTAAGGTTGAAGTAAGGAGGATATTCAGTGAGGATACACGATTCCCCGATGATTACGTAGACCAGTATATACAGTTAATGGAACGATTTGAAATTGCTCTTAGTGTGGATTTTGGTGGGAAGTAAGTTTTAAAGAAATAATATGTTATTGAATTAATGAAGAATTATTTTTCCATTACTTAGAAAACTGTTTCCTGTTCAGTACATCATACATGTCAACCTCCAAAAGTGGAAAAGCATGTTATGACCTTCATTGAGTGATAAAATAACAAGACTAAAAGAGAAACTCACTCTTTTTCAGCTGagttatacatatttttatgccccacctatgatagtagaggggcgttatgttttctggtctgtacgtccgttcgtccgttcgttcgtccgtctgtccctcttcaggttaaagtttttggtcaaggtagtttttgatgaagctgaagtccaatcaacttgaaacttagtacatatgttccttatgatatgatctttctaattttaaagacaaattaaacttttgaccccaatttcacggcccactgaacatagaaaatgaaagtgcgagtttcaggttagtttttggtcaaggtagtttttgatgaagttgaagtccaatcaacttgaaacttagtacaaatgttccctatgatatgatctttctaattttaatgcctaattatatttttaatccattttcacggtccattgaacatggaaaatgatagtgcgagtggggcatccgtgtactttggacacattcttgtttttttttaaattcagagtAATTATTCCATTGAATTTTTATTAATCATTCATCGGCAAATGGttctttttttagattatttataCCCTCCCAGTTATCCAAGTACCCAGCCATTGATCTGAACCGATCTGATGAATTAGGGTTAAAGGTTATCCGACTTTACAAGATGGCATTCATTCCCTCTGGATTCTGGAGTCGTCTTTTGTCACGGTTGATGTATAGAATAGAACTACTAACATCAGACTGGATTCTAAGTAAATCGCTGACTTCATCTGTAACACCTGCAAAGTTCCATAAAATGTTGGAAAGACAGAGCTCAGCATCCAGGTATGTATTTGattctttaaatatttacataaaatgtGTTGTGCATGTAGAAAGTAAATTATTGTGTTCCATACATTTGTATTGAAaggtcaaaaaaaaaaaacaagccgagaattaatcaaattattaattttttcacAAAGACAGAAggcattgatataaaaaaaaaactgtttttcttttaaataagttCACCTTCAAAAAGAACAATTTTAGAAACTTTAAAATTCAAGATGAGCAACATTACTTATAGATCATATAACAAGTCAGTGTTACATTACAACAAACATCAATGGATGAATCTTAAAATcttaaaactaaacaaaaaagaCCAACAACACacaaacattaaaaacattaaaatgtatacaaaaaaaaaatgcaagtaccaaataaatattttcatgacATTTGTTGTtcataaagaaaaacaacaaactCTGTCACCTTCACCAAAGGTCTCTATAAATTTATAGCAAGGAGAGTTTTTCCCTACAGTTAAAGatgattttatttaattgtagctttacttttattgatttgtattattttatttcacaGTGGATTACAAATCGTAAAGAAAGATATGATTTATTGGGAAGATGGTTTGTATCTAGGACATGACTCTGGGTGTTTACTTGTGGAGGCCACCATTGTTCCACAAGGTCATGGCATGGCTCCACACAGAGGTGTTTTGATAACAGTACAATCAACAAAGGGAGATTACTCCATCATGGGGATTGTTGTAGATGAGATCGATGACTTGCTCAATGATCATTACCCAGGTTTGTATAACACTTGATAAACATTAATTTATACCATTTATTGCAAAAGTAATGAAACCTTCCACAGAATCACAATCTCTTGGTCAAGGTATTTCAACTTCTGTTAGTTTACTTGTCgcattgtatatatacaaaagctattgttctctgtgtagtttattcacagATCCTCAGATTAAGAGGAAAAATGAAGTAGTAGATATATGAGAATAGTTATGCTATCACTAAATAAACTCAAAAAGGGGTGTTCCCCTCAAATATTTGAAACTTTCCACATTATCCACACAATATAAAGAAGAGAAACGTTCAATGAGTTATATGACAAGGATCCTTGAAAGGGGTCATTATagttaatattttcaattttttttgttatcatatatatatatatatatatatatatatgtgtgttctAGTCACAGATTTGAaggatatttatttattttatctattaattaaaaaaaaatgttcatcttCAGGGAAATTACAGTTTATTTTAGTATTGATAGAGTTATAACTTATATTTTTGTTAGGTTTAATGGAGTGGGATGAATATGGTCAGCCTAGAGTCCAGAGATATGCCATGTGTCCAGATTGTTATGACACGATCCATTCATTACCTAAGGGTCTTGACCATTTCTCAGTAGAGCACTGTGCTAGGCTCATCATGTCATCTGATACCATCACATGtccaaaaaatctaaaaataccTCTGGTGCAATTAGTCCCAGAATTACTCATGCATGAAATTCCTAAAAAGTTTATTATAGACATTACAAAACTGTCGGTTGAAGAGGACAATCTGCTAGGTGTTGGTGTCGCAGGTAAAGTTCTTAAAGGACATTATGGTGACATTGATGTGGCTGTGAAGTTATATCACGGAGCACCGTATGCTGGCTTCCAACTGAGTAGTCTAGACAGTAGTTACCACACAGGGGGAGAAAAAGCTGAAGATAACGAAGAACAAGATGATATTTACAAAAACTACTCCGCTTATACCATTGATGTTGATGAAACTAATAGTATCAAAGTAAGTCAACTAAATATGCATGGGAATAACATATATATGACTGTGATTTGGTTAACAATTATTTGTTACATCAAGAACATCTAACAGGGTGGAAAAATTAGAATAACTGCATATCTaggttatgaaaattaaaagatgtgaTAGGATTGCAACAACTTTTCACAGGAAACAAATCACTAAGATGTGAACTATAGGTAAAGGCTTCAACAGCATGTTCACTCTGCTGCATTGGTACACATTAAATGGAATCTTTTCTTACTTACTGTGAAGGCAAACATGAGTATTAGGAACCATACATGCAGGATTGTTTACATCAAGAATATTAAACTCTTAATCTGAAATTACTGTGAGATTTTTATTACTGGAAATAATGCTGAGTTTagtatcacaataataagaaTGTACATTCTGACATGATATGAATATATCTGTATTAAGATTTTCCTGAATTTGCATTTTTCttaatttacaataattactattTTCAGGCATGGAGAGCTTTTATGGAGATGAGACAAGAAGTCCTGGTAACCAGTAAACTAAACTATCCCTACATTGTTTCCTTCCTTGGTATATCAATCAGACCAAGCCTGTTGATGTGTCTAGAGTTTGCTCCCCTTGGGAACTTTAGGACCAGTATTGATAAGGCTATAGTAAACAGGGAACCATTCAACAAATACAGAGACAAGGATAAAATCTTCCCTGCTGTGTTTGAGAAAGAAGTTACTTATAAAATGTTGTTTCAGGTATATTTCTCAATGATATAAATTGACTTTGTGTCTTAACTTTAATACCGATGCACAAATGGACTGTGGAATGATTTATGGAATTAACTAAAAGGCAATAGCATACTTTAACTGAGGAATCTTGAAAGTAGTTAATAAATTTCAAACTATCAAAGTTTGTGTTAATGTCATATTTGAggggagaaaaaaaaaacaacaaaaaacaaatgatagACTAACCAGTGAATATAGAGACAAAACAAAAGGATGCATCATTTTATTGTGAGTAATTGTTATACCCCCTCTTCCAAAAAGTGGAGGTATACTGTTTTCCCTCTGTCCATCCATCCATACATCTGTACATCCGTCCGTaccatgaatattttttgtcgcAATTTTCtcatgaactacattacaaggatttctgaaatttggttttagggtttatataagtcagctgtACCTTATGATGTGTTTtaagattcatcactcaacaacttcctgtttacggtCAAGTATTTGGGCAGGGGTATAACCATGaacagtagctcacagtttcacttgttttgatagttatttttttataacctCTACATGAAAAATGCTTTTTGCGATATTAACATACCTCATTTACTCTCATTTCAGATTGCAAGTGGCCTTGGTTATCTTCACAAAAATGGAATTATATACAGAGATTTAAAATCAGACAATATATTAGTTTTCTCCCTTGAATTGAATTCTCCTGTCAATGTCAAACTGTCTGACTATGGTATATCTAGATTTTGTTCTTCTGGAGGTACAGTTGGACTAGTAGGAACACCAGGGTATCAGGCACCAGAAATAATTGAGGGGCAATCTTATGATGAAAAGGTACATACAACTTTTTAAAGTACATAAGGCCAGGGCTATGactaaattaataaaacattaagTATAGAATCAAGATATTAATGAAATATCTTTATCTATGCTAGGCAATGAAGTTTTACTTTActggttttatttttcttttaatctaAAGCAGTTTTTTTCTGGaagattgttttaaaaatgtagtCCTGTAGTGTATCTTTAATGCCTTTAATGTCTTTATCAATTCATTCAATAAATATAAAGGGGAAAAAGAAATCTGATATTTTTCcatatttataatacatttgtaatacaatgtatatatgtttatggaAATTATGATTAGGAGGAAATACAGCTATgtcctcaattaaaaaaaatatttcacttctATAAGGGGCATTAATTTTCATCTACTTTACTATGAAAGTGAATCACTTCAATGAACTCACAATAACATGTTCCCCTCAAGTGTGTGAGATCATATGATTTGTCCTGGTATGGATCAAACTAAGGACTTGAAATTAATATTGGCTGCATTAAATATATTCAGCAAGGatgttttatatatgaataaGAGCCAAGACTCCCTGTCATTATAATGTGTCTGGGAAAGGTGATATGCCAAACTTGTGTGGGTGATCATGGGGATAAATCTTACTGTACTGtacaattcattattattcgttggataccaatttttcatggattttgtgggtacagacAAACCAAGTACTTAAATattcaatgaattacaaatttcctTTCCACTTGTATACACACtatggcaaaaccatgaaataagATATTCAccaacatgtaagttttccttaatccacgaaaattggtccCCACGAAAATAACTGAATCCCCAGTATAATGTAATGTTACCTTGTGAGCCAGCACTGTTTATCTTACTTTTAATGGCTACCTCTTGTAAAACATGTGGCATTAATATAGTGTCATCCAGAACATGTATCAGGTATCTTGTAATTTTTTATTGATGTTAAACAGCCATTAATCAATCAGTTATCAGCAGacaaactatttattttatttgtcattaACAGGTGGACATATTTTCCTTCTCCATGGTGATTTATGAGGTGCTGTCGGGAAGGAGACCTTTTGAAGAATATAAAAATTTTGCACAAATTTCTACAGCAATGAAAACTCAGTCAAAAAGACCATGTCTACAGGTAAATTTGGTACACAAATGCAAACAATTACACTTTCAAATAATAGAAAAACTGATTTCAAATTAAGATAAGATTAAGAATAGAATGTACTTAATGTCaggtcattaaaaaaaaaagcagaaggtCTTGTTAGGTCCTGTAAataataggaaaatgaaaatgGTATCAAATCATTATTTTGCAGATTTTAAGCAAAAATAGGctagttttgataaaattttggctgaatttatgtgtttattttagtgCAGTTAAATCTACCAGGACACTTGTACTCCTTATGGCTATTCCCGGCTGGCAAGAGAATCTGTCCAGCTTGAACTATTGGTGCATACAACAATAACTTTTCCTttgtggtgtcagatattttgtattatttcgTAAAAATTTTACGGGATCACGtttgatatccagtaatggcggacaaatgaCAATAAGGTGAATTCAAAGCAGTATGTTTAATTAATGTAACAgtatatgatatcatattttCTCAACCtcttatatcttttttctacagGATTACAACGTTGACCCAGGATTCCCCTCTGTAGAACAGTTAATGAGGGATTGTTGGGCCAGGTCAGCTGACAAGAGGCCGTCTGCTGAAGATATTGTTTCAGATTTGTGGATGAGATCAATTCAGTTTATATCATTAAAGAAGACTTTTAAGTTACCATGTTTATTGAAAGATGGACCAATTGACTGTATATCATTCACTTCTGATGTATGTATAATTCCTCTGACAAAATATCTGAGTTATATTGTGGAAGCATGCTTatatgaataagaagatgtggtatgagtgccaatggtacaactctccatctaagccacaatgtaaaaagttaacgttTATAGGTATTGCTTAGATTTCCTATGGGTTATTTTCAAGCTCAGGGTCAAATGTAGACGTAAAAAGTACTTACTGTTTCTCAAATATGCACATACTATTTTATAATTCTGTAGGAACAAAATAACATGAACCTTTACTTAAGTTTTGATTGAGAAATctcaaaaaatattgaaactaaTTTAAAGAACTTAATTTCATGGATGAATTTTGGAAATTCTAATATATCTTCtataatttataaactttttaaaattacagTCTAGAAAAGCAGAAACTATATGGTTGTGGGAAGGATCTGAAGATGGTAGAAAGTATACTACACTTGATAAATATACTACTAAAGATAATAATGGTTGTGTTCCATCTGGTGATACTTTACCTGGCAGCAGGGTGACCTGTATGTGTCAGGTGGACAAAGATATCTGGATAGGTACTGAGGTAGGTATCTAAGGTAACAAGATCATGTGATCTGCCTGTTGACAATTAATCTGGCAGTTAGAGAAAGAGTTATCTGGTTGGATATAAAGGTATAAAGTTAACATGGtttatatgtatgaaaaaaatgatacTGAAATTCAATTTTAGAGATCAAAGGTCAATGTCCTCAATAAGATAATTCCCAGTAGGCTGAAATTTGGTTGTACCTCACTTTGTGAATCTGATATTAAAGTGGGATTGAGGCTTTGTGTTTTTAGGTCTGTTTGTTCTTTCCACTTTAGAGTGGGGGCAGGACCTTTAAGGGAAGtcatcgggtgtttttaagcttgggatttaGGGATTGATCCTTTTTGGGATctgggattttttttctcaaatttcagGATGTCAGAacttaatttttgtcgagcctgcaactgtTGTTGCAGAaacttgacatagggatagtgatctggcggcggcggcattagctaacttcttaaaagctttatattttagaaggtggaagacctggatgcttcatactttgtatatagatgcctcatgttacgaagtttccttcagtcacatgtccaatgtccttgacctcattttcatggttcagtgaccacttgaaaaaaaagttcagattttttgtaatgttgaattctctcttattataagtaataggataactatatttggtatgtgcgtaccttgcaaggtcctcatgtctgtcagacagttttcacttgacctcaacctcatttcatggatcagtgaacaaggttaagttttggtggtcaagtccatatttcagatactgtaagcaatagggctagtatattcggtgtatggaaggactgtaaggtgtacatgtccaactggcaggtgtcatctgaccttgacctcattttcatggttcagtggttatagttaaatttttgtgttttggtctgtttttttcatactatttgcaataggtctactatatttgttgtatggaatgattgtaaggtgtacatgtcaagcgggcagatgtcatgtgaccttgacctcattttcatggttcagtggttatagttaaatttttgtgttttggtctggttttttcatactatatgcaataggtctactatatttgttgtatggaatgattgtaaggtgtacatgtctagcgggcagatgtcatctgaccttgacctcattttcatggttcagtggtcaaagttaagtttttgagttttggtctttttatctaatactatatgccataggtcaactatatttggtgtatggaaatattttatgatctttatgtcagtagcgcaggtttcttttgaccgtgacctcattttcacggttcattgtacagtgttaagtttttgtgttttggtctatttttcttaaactataagtaataggtcaactatatatgttgtatagaagcattgttagctgtacatgtctgcctggcatggttcatctgaccttgacctcattttcatggttcattggtctttgtttagttatcttggttaatgttaagtttatgagacagttgtaataaagctttatacttaggactatcaacataatatcaatgattagtatagaaggcgagacatttcagcgtgtgcactcttgtttcttaTTTTCGGGACCTCtgcatttcatgtttttaagcgcTGGATTTCTGGATCAGAACCCCTCCGCCCCCCCTCACATTAGGTGAAAGTTTTTACGTTACAGGAATCTGTAATTTGGTACACATATTACACTATTATgatcttttatatttaattgcTGCAGATGGTGTGTGAGCGATAGCtaatctttttatgttttttttttatttccatttaatgGCTTAATTGCCACATTGTTGCTAAGGAAGGCTAATATTTCAAAGAGATAATGCAATTTATATTCATTCAATATTCCCTTGATATAGATGAAAATGCTTGTTTACTACATATCTCATACCCCATCTGAATTGAGAGTTGGAAATTTAGGATGGAAGCAATTTTGGAAAACACATAAGAAAACTTTATTGTAAATCTTTATTGTTGAAATGTATATTGTTGGAGGCAGGAGTTAACTACAATCTTGAGTGTTTAACTCTTATCTATATTATGCATATTTTGGCTTATTATTCAGGGCTATAAGATTGAGACATACAGTCATCAGTGCTTTGTCAAGAAGGAGAAGAAACCTTTATGTACTTTTGCAACACCTTATGCCATAGCAACAAGTATTCAGTTTATAAAACAAGAATCACAGGTGACTTTATATTTGATTCTCCATTTTGTTGCCATGACATCAAAATTACAGTTCTAGTATAATTAGTCCAACTGTTACACTAAATTTGCCATTTCAGAATCTTTTGTATTCCAGACATGAAGCTTAAAATTGTACACCAATGCAAATTGTTGGTTTATGGTGTTCTTACAATGGAAGTTGAATCAATGAAGTAATATTTTAGTTTACTATTTCATTACTCAGAGAGACAATGTAAAATCAGACACAATTTTTACCAACTTATGAAGTTGTCTgcttttatatacaaacattttcATCATCATACAAGTCAAACCAAGCATACACAATATTACAGATAccttatgtatataaacaaaggcaaataaaaaaacaaggtgatcaaaaacaaataaaagaaataattggatTTATGTGGATATTGAAACATTATTTTCACTTTGGTCTACAATTTAGGGACAGTGGTTAATTAATCAGATTGAATAAATCCATAATAAAAATACAAGCAAAAAAACAGTAGTTAAGGATACTCTTGAAGTCTGTAGTAGCTTTTAGAGgtgtaaacattattaaatatttttttcaggaggACAGAAAAGTATATGTGACCCTTGATACAGGAAAAGTAATGGTATTTGAACCAGTTAATAAGACTGTTACAATACGAAATCTTCGTGGACAAACACACACAAGTGAGGCTCTGTGTGGATGgagaacaacaaaaacattgaCAATTGGTAATTCTCCAGCTACATGTATGGCTAACATTCCACCAAGTGGACAGTCCAGAAATGAAATATGGATTGGTTGTGGTGGCAGTATATGTGTTGTTAGTAATTCCACTTGTATGGTGGAGGACCATGTGCCTGTCCAAAGACTGGTTAAAAATACAGAATTACATACGACCAGAATGGTTAAATCACTTGTCTATTATGATGATAGAGTATGGTGCTTAATAAACGATAGTGCTATTGTAATTGAATTTGACGTAGACTTGAGATTACCAACATACATTTTGGTAATGGACGATTATTCACCTACTGGATTTGTAGTTTCTGAATATATATCTGGCATAAGCTTGTCAGGTAGTTCTGAGTCTATAGATATGGTATCATCAGTATTAAAGTCAGTAGATATTTGTGGAAGTAAGAGACCTAATGCAGGCTACTTCAATATAAATGCAAACTTTAATGATGTTCAGGATGAAGATAATAGTGATCAAGTCATGGAATCAGGAGACTTTGAAAATGATAGTGACCTTAATGAGTGCACATGGATTG
The window above is part of the Mytilus galloprovincialis chromosome 4, xbMytGall1.hap1.1, whole genome shotgun sequence genome. Proteins encoded here:
- the LOC143071131 gene encoding leucine-rich repeat serine/threonine-protein kinase 1-like isoform X2, with translation MARYSEFTKRASQWIYDMVNVTNIIRLINSGNAETLENGLVSVLDEWEDSGDDRDILTVPLFEDLPLLNYACTVEDICVDIVIVLISNGCDVNLPSIEGTPLQIISRNGNYQLINILLENGAILETEDDPIFSENSPFYLASLYGHTDVVRRLLSYQPSYYKGKETIQEMVKDDGVRSCLLFAACRGGNLEIVKMWLSPSMDINHPKLFVSSLEDCENGTPLYAACSGGHFEVAKFLYDMGASLTDKICREFPKIAGGILECCISFRDEDFCDEDQEAGHIAKYRHLSLGGFNYDWVAGVHNTIVELDLNENNLSTLPPEIPWCLPNLVHLNLAHNKLVKLSSPEGQVQCDSLSEIQLGDNKLEDICHEVFQLQSLVTLNLSNNNLKYLLKTLHSQYPVVTSQTTDGSSFVQCPNLHYLNVSQNKLEMLPHEYIRKCSGLSTLDVSHNRLVSFPNAWDCNMAMLNLSHNELDRCPVSLEQYWCGTLRTLRLNNNKLEEINESVVKLGCLVELYASYNKISRLPDPDHWECSQLYLMELAHNCLGPKPTNSLTLKHFLFNNERISAVLNKKKEDRHIEEDHYSFPPFLGNCLHDLDLSHNNLNQVHSSVSHLVSLHHLDISHNPAIKSLPKELGKLKVTCIIKMDGVNITDMKKLIDMDCDQQQRSKQIILSLRNDLRQSEKYYKMKLVILGKKDKGKTTLAGLLKGQPLGSHHLLGVQRHDIELPPKGTLLKLFKHQDYPTIKFSLWDMSGDPTVAATHHCFYTPNSLYMLVWDLWSLEKELDKIGQYLYSIQARMPNASILLVATFLDRNTLPTKQQDVLRIKQLLLDRYGPEGDRASGLSSRLDTDSFIPVSCTTKEGISELKEKLYDLATRVPDPNNRPNKLLGRSIPKSYLHLETAMQESLKNKLDEKRQPFLEHDEFLEIINKVPNNDLDSAEEIRQVTKFLTENGTILHFNDQLKGLNNLYFLDPTWLCDVLSKVLLHVVHDPNVRGGKISKVEVRRIFSEDTRFPDDYVDQYIQLMERFEIALSVDFGGKLFIPSQLSKYPAIDLNRSDELGLKVIRLYKMAFIPSGFWSRLLSRLMYRIELLTSDWILSKSLTSSVTPAKFHKMLERQSSASSGLQIVKKDMIYWEDGLYLGHDSGCLLVEATIVPQGHGMAPHRGVLITVQSTKGDYSIMGIVVDEIDDLLNDHYPGLMEWDEYGQPRVQRYAMCPDCYDTIHSLPKGLDHFSVEHCARLIMSSDTITCPKNLKIPLVQLVPELLMHEIPKKFIIDITKLSVEEDNLLGVGVAGKVLKGHYGDIDVAVKLYHGAPYAGFQLSSLDSSYHTGGEKAEDNEEQDDIYKNYSAYTIDVDETNSIKAWRAFMEMRQEVLVTSKLNYPYIVSFLGISIRPSLLMCLEFAPLGNFRTSIDKAIVNREPFNKYRDKDKIFPAVFEKEVTYKMLFQIASGLGYLHKNGIIYRDLKSDNILVFSLELNSPVNVKLSDYGISRFCSSGGTVGLVGTPGYQAPEIIEGQSYDEKVDIFSFSMVIYEVLSGRRPFEEYKNFAQISTAMKTQSKRPCLQDYNVDPGFPSVEQLMRDCWARSADKRPSAEDIVSDLWMRSIQFISLKKTFKLPCLLKDGPIDCISFTSDSRKAETIWLWEGSEDGRKYTTLDKYTTKDNNGCVPSGDTLPGSRVTCMCQVDKDIWIGTEGYKIETYSHQCFVKKEKKPLCTFATPYAIATSIQFIKQESQEDRKVYVTLDTGKVMVFEPVNKTVTIRNLRGQTHTSEALCGWRTTKTLTIGNSPATCMANIPPSGQSRNEIWIGCGGSICVVSNSTCMVEDHVPVQRLVKNTELHTTRMVKSLVYYDDRVWCLINDSAIVIEFDVDLRLPTYILVMDDYSPTGFVVSEYISGISLSGSSESIDMVSSVLKSVDICGSKRPNAGYFNINANFNDVQDEDNSDQVMESGDFENDSDLNECTWIVSDDKADKSEPPPVPKRTPTIKTAPVKLGETPPPVPLRPHRKPPIIPPRSPRPGSRSSSCSSLPKTDVRPKIRVSSSVSGGSQKEESIKVCSIVNVGDTLWVGRNYGDILIVNIGQRNSYQYGEVITVLKVTPSAHMGNDVEVLLSTGSSVISLSKIGDSKKGEVISWEPYNSTDIKRIQNYWSMKRNSKDVSQETEIKDIGKF